In Janibacter cremeus, a genomic segment contains:
- a CDS encoding methyltransferase domain-containing protein codes for MCGSSVVGEAIKGGCVLDRCTRCGHIERDLGRCPADHRDLAYGGEPTLDRIRLDLTHRELVRDGRPGRVLEIGYGAGSLLRRFLDDGAEVAGVDPDQLLVDVDPVVRAHGDLRVGGIEETADLPGDQDLVYGIHVLEHVDNPHRALAASHDLLRPGGRVSFLTPAGDGTAVERYGAAWWMLEDPTHVRFFTADSLTRAAEAAGFVDIEVRRLLLDSLSVDAASVARAVRPGPRPRGVLASRAVVASAVASLPIVLAQRLVRPRTRPTLHLLARRAGESGARGAVPPMDGGSMTTPPSAHRGIRRSVRLFSAFLVEQSDPHRFYSELAADSIDLLREHTGLHGRTVLDVGAGPREFARAFRQEGARYIPLDHDASVASVRDGGVVGDALRLPLADASVDVVFSSNMWEHVPDPEAVADELLRVTRPGGIVFLSYTNWLSPWGGHETSPWHWLGGQRAIRRYERRHGHPPKNRVGETLHRVSVRQGLEWARRSDADVLAARPRYLPDWCATVLRLPGVREVVTWNLLLVLRRR; via the coding sequence ATGTGCGGCTCTTCAGTGGTCGGCGAGGCCATCAAGGGCGGGTGCGTCCTCGATCGCTGCACCCGGTGCGGGCACATCGAGCGCGATCTCGGGCGTTGTCCGGCCGACCACCGTGACCTCGCCTACGGGGGCGAACCCACTCTCGACCGGATCCGTCTCGACCTGACCCACCGGGAGCTCGTGCGCGACGGCAGGCCGGGGCGCGTGCTGGAGATCGGGTACGGGGCCGGATCCCTCCTGCGCCGATTCCTCGACGACGGTGCCGAGGTCGCCGGAGTCGACCCCGACCAGCTCCTCGTCGACGTCGACCCGGTGGTGCGGGCCCACGGGGACCTGCGCGTCGGAGGCATCGAGGAGACGGCAGACCTGCCGGGCGACCAGGACCTCGTCTACGGCATCCACGTCCTCGAGCACGTGGACAACCCCCACCGGGCGCTCGCGGCCTCCCACGACCTACTGCGTCCCGGCGGGCGCGTGAGCTTCCTCACCCCGGCCGGTGACGGCACGGCTGTGGAGCGGTACGGGGCCGCCTGGTGGATGCTGGAGGACCCGACGCACGTGCGGTTCTTCACCGCGGACTCGCTGACCCGGGCCGCCGAGGCGGCCGGCTTCGTCGACATCGAGGTGCGTCGCCTCCTGCTCGACAGTCTGAGCGTCGATGCCGCCAGCGTGGCCCGGGCCGTGCGACCGGGGCCGCGACCCCGCGGCGTGCTCGCGTCCAGGGCAGTGGTCGCCTCAGCCGTCGCGAGTCTGCCGATCGTCCTCGCGCAGCGCCTGGTACGACCGCGCACCCGGCCCACGCTTCACCTGCTCGCCCGTCGGGCAGGCGAATCAGGTGCTCGTGGTGCAGTTCCGCCGATGGATGGCGGGTCGATGACCACCCCACCCTCCGCGCATCGTGGGATCCGACGCTCGGTGCGTCTCTTCTCGGCCTTCCTCGTCGAGCAGAGCGACCCGCACCGCTTCTACTCCGAGCTCGCGGCCGACTCCATCGACCTGCTGCGTGAGCACACCGGTCTGCACGGCCGGACGGTGCTGGACGTCGGTGCGGGGCCGAGGGAGTTCGCGCGGGCCTTCCGGCAGGAGGGAGCGAGGTACATCCCGCTCGACCACGACGCGAGCGTTGCCTCGGTACGTGACGGTGGTGTGGTCGGCGACGCGCTGCGACTGCCCCTGGCCGACGCGTCGGTGGACGTCGTCTTCTCCAGCAACATGTGGGAGCACGTGCCGGACCCTGAGGCGGTCGCCGACGAGCTGTTGCGCGTGACCCGACCCGGGGGGATCGTCTTCCTCTCCTACACCAACTGGCTCTCGCCGTGGGGCGGGCACGAGACCTCACCCTGGCACTGGCTCGGGGGGCAGCGGGCCATCCGCCGGTACGAGCGCAGGCACGGGCACCCGCCGAAGAACAGGGTGGGGGAGACGCTCCACCGCGTGTCCGTGCGCCAGGGGCTCGAGTGGGCCCGCAGGTCGGATGCCGACGTCCTCGCCGCCCGACCTCGTTACCTGCCCGACTGGTGCGCGACGGTTCTGCGGCTGCCGGGTGTCCGTGAGGTCGTCACCTGGAACCTCCTGCTCGTCCTCCGGCGGCGATGA
- a CDS encoding glycosyltransferase family 4 protein, with protein sequence MTISGTRPKTPLRVLYLSWRDRENPEAGGAETFTERTSEVLTQQGHEVTIFTASYPGASPTTRHGDVQVVRRGSKFSVYLHGMWHLLRHGRDYDVVLDVQNGVPFWSPLVSRTPIINIVHHVHHDQWQAVFNGTVARMGWFLESKVAPWVYRNNRYVTVSKSTRNELAGLGVDPGRVDLVYSGNDRPGDLDHYAALERTDAPSILFLGRLVPHKHVEQAVDILASRATTHPDLELHVVGGGYWEAEIARHAQERGVADRVHLHGFVDEPVKHELLARAWAVVMPSHKEGWGLTIVEAGLHGTPAVAYAFAGGPSESIVHARTGLLADSVEEFEEHVIELIDDPVLRRTLGRTARLYASSFDWGRTGRRLESVIASVIGHADRYRDDVIDLDALIARAPETPATEVAHEEDLAAMAS encoded by the coding sequence ATGACGATCAGCGGGACCCGCCCGAAGACCCCCCTTCGGGTGCTGTACCTGTCCTGGCGCGACCGCGAGAACCCGGAAGCGGGTGGCGCCGAGACCTTCACCGAACGCACCTCCGAGGTCCTCACCCAGCAGGGTCACGAGGTGACGATCTTCACCGCCTCCTACCCCGGCGCCAGCCCCACCACCCGGCACGGCGACGTACAGGTGGTCCGCCGCGGCTCGAAGTTCAGCGTCTACCTCCACGGCATGTGGCACCTGCTGCGCCACGGCCGCGACTACGACGTCGTGCTCGACGTGCAGAACGGCGTGCCCTTCTGGTCCCCGCTGGTGTCGAGGACCCCGATCATCAACATCGTCCACCACGTCCACCACGACCAGTGGCAGGCCGTCTTCAACGGCACGGTGGCCCGCATGGGCTGGTTCCTGGAGTCGAAGGTCGCGCCGTGGGTGTACCGCAACAACCGGTACGTGACCGTCTCCAAGTCGACCCGCAACGAGCTTGCCGGCCTGGGCGTCGACCCCGGCCGGGTGGATCTCGTCTACTCCGGCAACGATCGGCCGGGCGACCTGGACCACTACGCGGCGCTCGAGCGCACCGATGCTCCCTCGATCCTCTTCCTGGGTCGCCTCGTGCCGCACAAGCACGTCGAGCAGGCCGTCGACATCCTCGCCTCACGCGCGACGACCCACCCCGACCTCGAACTGCACGTCGTCGGCGGCGGCTACTGGGAGGCCGAGATCGCCAGGCACGCGCAGGAGCGCGGCGTCGCCGATCGCGTCCATCTCCACGGCTTCGTCGACGAGCCGGTCAAGCACGAGCTGCTGGCCCGGGCCTGGGCCGTCGTCATGCCCTCGCACAAGGAGGGGTGGGGCCTGACGATCGTCGAGGCGGGCCTGCACGGCACCCCTGCGGTGGCCTACGCCTTCGCCGGGGGCCCGAGCGAGTCCATCGTCCACGCTCGCACCGGTCTTCTCGCCGACTCCGTGGAGGAGTTCGAGGAGCACGTCATCGAGCTCATCGACGACCCGGTGCTCCGGCGCACCCTGGGCCGCACGGCCCGCCTCTACGCCAGCTCCTTCGACTGGGGCCGTACCGGTCGGCGTCTGGAATCCGTGATCGCCTCCGTCATCGGCCACGCCGACCGCTACCGTGATGACGTCATCGACCTCGACGCCCTCATCGCCCGGGCGCCCGAGACCCCCGCCACGGAGGTGGCACACGAGGAGGACCTGGCGGCCATGGCGTCCTGA